A stretch of Brachyhypopomus gauderio isolate BG-103 chromosome 3, BGAUD_0.2, whole genome shotgun sequence DNA encodes these proteins:
- the LOC143511008 gene encoding uncharacterized protein LOC143511008 produces MSTATLEKSQAFSRSSSVSKLERLNARVGRLLAAAVREVLEAVRETVGEYQERAARTQRENERLRLRLSDALETLQKEREASRRASISVSADFFSAQSGQTSEAPDVSDVPNWEPDSSPPWTSDQAVKVEDGLRDPRQSGDPETEVCDVKMALTLADACGGEVEQMERDTDDAVLDDAGKQARCDSDGLPAHHGLGPTASYVKTEPAGADCSPTQTRDCPGGSEGSGDRRGPTARLSPLAANLCGPPLARSSPGTLVRRTGVVRATRPFVEAQSRPPGLQGEGTHVCQACGKTFSRVGNLRTHQRCHTGERPYRCLVCGRGFSQAGDLKKHKRVHTGEKPYYCIQCGKSFSRGENLKRHQKIHIGELLRCQHSWRDPQGLAT; encoded by the exons ATGTCCACGGCGACGCTGGAGAAGAGTCAGGCTTTCTCCCG GAGCAGCAGTGTGTCCAAGCTGGAGCGTCTGAATGCGCGGGTGGGCAGGCTGCTGGCGGCGGCCGTGCGCGAGGTGCTGGAGGCGGTGCGGGAGACCGTGGGCGAGTACCAGGAGAGGGCGGCACGGACGCAGCGCGAGAACGAGCGGCTGCGTCTGAGACTGAGCGACGCCCTGGAGACGCTGCAGAAGGAGCGTGAAG CATCGAGACGAGCCTCCATCTCCGTGTCGGCCGACTTCTTCTCCGCCCAGTCTGGGCAGACGTCTGAGGCTCCTGACGTTTCAGATGTGCCCAACTGGGAGCCGGACTCCAGCCCGCCTTGGACCAGTGATCAGGCGGTTAAAGTGGAGGACGGCCTCCGTGATCCACGCCAGAGTGGAGACCCGGAGACGGAGGTGTGCGACGTGAAGATGGCACTGACGTTAGCAGACGCCTGCGGCGGTGaggtggagcagatggagcgGGACACAGACGATGCGGTTCTGGATGACGCGGGCAAACAGGCTCGGTGTGACTCAGACGGCCTGCCCGCACACCACGGCCTCGGGCCCACTGCTTCATACGTTAAGACTGAACCCGCCGGTGCCGACTGCTCCCCCACGCAGACGCGTGACTGCCCGGGTGGCTCGGAGGGATCTGGGGACCGGCGGGGCCCGACGGCTAGGCTGTCGCCGTTGGCCGCCAACCTCTGCGGGCCGCCCCTCGCACGCTCCAGTCCCGGCACGCTCGTGAGGCGCACAGGGGTCGTCAGGGCAACGAGGCCTTTCGTGGAGGCGCAGTCCCGCCCCCCGGGGCTTCAGGGCGAGGGGACCCACGTGTGCCAGGCGTGCGGGAAAACGTTCAGCCGTGTGGGGAACCTGCGTACGCACCAGCGCTGCCACACGGGCGAGAGGCCGTACCGCTGCCTGGTGTGTGGTCGCGGGTTCAGCCAGGCCGGCGACCTGAAGAAGCACAAACGTGTGCACACAGGCGAGAAGCCCTACTACTGCATCCAGTGTGGCAAGAGCTTCAGCCGCGGGGAGAACCTTAAACGGCATCAGAAGATCCACATAGGCGAGCTCTTACGCTGCCAGCATTCCTGGAGGGACCCTCAGGGTTTAGCAACCTGA